One genomic region from Nitrospirae bacterium CG2_30_53_67 encodes:
- a CDS encoding pilus assembly protein PilC, whose product MEAFKYAGKTSAGIIKKGVIQAASKDEAMSILRQQGIRATSVKPKPKDIEIKIPGLGRGVKETEIVIFTRQFATMIDAGLPLVQCLDILSSQTENKTFAKAIAAVKQDVEGGSTYADALRKHPNIFNDLYVNMVEAGEVGGILDTILNRLAGYIEKAVKLKKKVKGAMVYPAVVLSVAVIVVAIIMVYVIPVFQKMFAGFGSALPAPTRLVIAMSVFVKANIVFMIMAIVLFVIAFSQAYKRSQRFKKGVHIALLRFPLIGTLIRKVAVAKFTRTLGTLISSGVPILDGLEIVAKTANNKVIEEAVMKTRESIREGKTIAEPLSETKVFPPMVVQMIGVGEQTGALDAMLSKIADFYDEEVDNAVATLTSMLEPIMMVFLGGTVGFLVVAMYLPVFKMAEVVH is encoded by the coding sequence ATGGAAGCTTTCAAGTATGCTGGGAAAACAAGCGCCGGGATCATCAAGAAGGGCGTCATACAGGCGGCCTCGAAAGACGAGGCCATGTCCATCCTGCGCCAGCAGGGGATTCGCGCCACTTCAGTGAAACCCAAACCCAAAGACATTGAGATCAAAATCCCCGGACTGGGGAGGGGAGTCAAGGAAACGGAGATCGTGATCTTCACCCGGCAGTTTGCCACGATGATCGATGCGGGACTCCCTCTGGTTCAGTGCCTGGATATTCTTTCCTCCCAGACTGAGAACAAGACCTTTGCAAAGGCCATTGCCGCCGTTAAGCAGGACGTCGAAGGCGGATCCACCTATGCGGATGCCTTGCGCAAGCACCCGAATATTTTCAATGATCTTTATGTCAATATGGTGGAGGCCGGCGAAGTCGGCGGCATCCTGGATACGATTCTCAACCGTCTGGCCGGCTATATTGAGAAGGCCGTTAAACTGAAGAAGAAGGTGAAGGGGGCCATGGTCTATCCGGCCGTGGTGTTGAGCGTTGCTGTGATCGTGGTCGCCATCATCATGGTCTATGTGATCCCCGTATTTCAGAAGATGTTTGCGGGGTTCGGAAGCGCTCTTCCCGCTCCGACACGGCTGGTGATCGCGATGAGTGTTTTTGTAAAAGCAAACATTGTGTTTATGATCATGGCCATTGTTCTTTTCGTCATTGCCTTCTCCCAGGCCTACAAGAGGTCCCAACGCTTTAAGAAAGGGGTCCATATTGCTCTGCTTAGGTTCCCCTTGATCGGCACCCTGATCCGAAAAGTGGCCGTGGCCAAATTTACGAGAACGCTTGGGACGCTGATCAGCAGCGGTGTGCCGATCCTGGACGGGCTTGAGATCGTGGCCAAGACCGCCAACAACAAGGTTATCGAAGAAGCGGTCATGAAGACCCGAGAGAGTATCCGGGAAGGGAAAACCATTGCGGAACCCCTCTCCGAGACCAAGGTCTTTCCGCCTATGGTCGTTCAGATGATCGGCGTCGGAGAGCAGACCGGCGCTCTGGATGCCATGTTATCCAAGATCGCCGACTTCTACGACGAAGAGGTGGACAATGCCGTGGCGACCCTGACCTCCATGCTTGAGCCGATCATGATGGTCTTCCTGGGCGGAACCGTCGGGTTCCTGGTCGTGGCCATGTACCTGCCGGTCTTCAAAATGGCGGAAGTCGTCCATTAA
- a CDS encoding thiamine biosynthesis protein ThiF codes for MKIKVNESYHDVLESWTLFDIHKAFKPDADLLIVNGFPVRENCRLSPGDRIVLIRRGETPSAEEFQTLVTARHTPGVHEKVKKGVVGIAGLGGLGSTVAVALARLGIGELILTDYDVVEPSNLNRQQYFTDQIGMSKVEATIRNLKRINPYIRITGYEVRLSPENLPGIMKRARVVVEAFDTPEAKAMLCNTVLSKLPESFVVGVSGLAGYGPSEEIRITRFSGRCFMVGDGATAAGPGVGLMSPRVGVAAHHQASLVLRILLGEEGEK; via the coding sequence ATGAAGATCAAGGTTAACGAAAGCTATCATGACGTTTTGGAGTCGTGGACCCTATTTGACATTCACAAGGCATTCAAGCCGGATGCCGATCTGTTGATCGTCAACGGATTTCCGGTGCGGGAAAACTGTAGACTCAGCCCAGGAGACAGGATCGTCCTGATCCGGCGGGGGGAAACCCCTTCTGCAGAGGAGTTTCAAACCCTGGTCACGGCCCGTCATACCCCCGGGGTTCACGAAAAAGTAAAAAAGGGTGTGGTGGGTATCGCAGGACTCGGCGGGCTCGGCTCCACAGTGGCCGTGGCGCTGGCACGGCTTGGAATAGGAGAGTTGATTCTCACGGACTATGACGTGGTGGAGCCGTCCAATCTGAACCGGCAGCAGTATTTTACGGACCAGATCGGCATGAGCAAGGTGGAGGCGACGATCCGGAACCTGAAAAGAATCAACCCTTATATCCGTATCACAGGGTATGAGGTGCGCCTGAGCCCCGAGAACCTCCCCGGCATCATGAAGCGCGCCCGGGTGGTGGTGGAGGCCTTCGACACCCCGGAGGCCAAGGCCATGCTCTGTAACACGGTTCTTTCAAAACTTCCGGAGAGCTTCGTGGTGGGGGTATCGGGCCTGGCCGGCTACGGACCTTCTGAAGAGATTCGGATTACACGTTTTTCCGGCAGATGCTTCATGGTCGGCGACGGGGCAACGGCCGCCGGGCCTGGTGTGGGACTGATGTCCCCCCGGGTGGGCGTGGCCGCGCACCACCAGGCCAGCCTGGTCCTTCGTATTCTGCTGGGAGAGGAAGGTGAAAAATAA
- a CDS encoding type IV pili twitching motility protein PilT, whose product MTLSLHQLLKTMIEKGASDLHVTTGSAPQIRVDGKLMPLNLPPLSSAETKQLCYSVLTDAQKHRFEEESELDLSFGVKGLSRFRANFFMQRGAMGGAFRTIPYKILTFSELGLPAVAEKLCEKPRGLILVTGPTGSGKSTTLASMIDKINSERHEHIITVEDPIEFLHHHKKCVVNQREVNADTKSFKNALKYILRQDPDVVLIGEMRDLETIEAALIVSETGHLAFATLHTNSAVQTINRIIDVFPSHQQSQVRAQLSFVLEGVLSQQLLAKASGEGRVLAIEVMIPNAAIRNLIREDKVHQIYSSMQTGQEQFGMQTMNQALYDLYKKRLITYEDALGRSTVPEEMLVMLQRGGAVGNNDDMRSRRSSKVKY is encoded by the coding sequence ATGACCCTGAGTTTACATCAACTGTTGAAAACCATGATAGAAAAAGGCGCATCGGATCTGCACGTCACCACGGGTTCCGCACCCCAGATACGGGTAGACGGAAAGCTGATGCCCTTGAATCTCCCGCCCTTATCCTCGGCTGAGACCAAGCAGCTCTGCTACAGTGTGCTGACCGATGCGCAGAAACACCGTTTTGAAGAAGAGAGCGAACTGGATCTCTCCTTCGGGGTCAAGGGGCTCAGCCGGTTTCGGGCGAATTTTTTTATGCAGCGCGGGGCCATGGGCGGGGCCTTCCGGACCATACCCTACAAGATTCTCACCTTCAGCGAGCTGGGGCTTCCGGCCGTTGCAGAGAAACTTTGTGAAAAACCCAGGGGATTGATTCTGGTGACGGGCCCCACGGGAAGCGGAAAATCAACCACCCTGGCCTCCATGATCGACAAGATCAACAGTGAACGGCATGAACATATCATTACGGTTGAGGATCCCATTGAATTTCTGCACCATCACAAGAAGTGCGTGGTGAATCAGAGAGAGGTCAATGCGGATACCAAGTCTTTTAAAAACGCCTTGAAATACATCCTGCGTCAGGATCCCGACGTGGTTCTGATCGGGGAGATGCGGGATCTGGAGACGATCGAGGCCGCCCTGATCGTCTCCGAGACCGGCCATCTGGCCTTCGCCACGCTCCATACGAATTCCGCCGTCCAGACGATCAACAGGATTATCGATGTCTTCCCATCCCATCAGCAGTCGCAGGTCCGGGCCCAGCTTTCCTTTGTTCTTGAAGGAGTGCTTTCCCAGCAGTTGCTTGCCAAGGCCAGCGGAGAAGGACGCGTGCTGGCCATTGAGGTCATGATCCCGAACGCGGCCATCCGGAACCTGATTCGAGAGGACAAGGTCCATCAGATCTACTCGTCCATGCAGACCGGGCAGGAACAGTTCGGCATGCAGACCATGAACCAGGCGCTCTATGACTTGTATAAAAAACGGTTGATTACCTATGAGGATGCATTAGGGCGCTCCACGGTGCCTGAAGAGATGCTGGTGATGCTGCAGAGAGGCGGCGCCGTTGGAAATAATGACGATATGAGAAGCCGCCGTTCGTCAAAGGTGAAATACTAA
- a CDS encoding type II secretion system protein GspE: MAGRLGALLINANLISEEQLQKALAKQKKEGGRLGSSLVHMGYIKEDSLIAFLSHQYGIPSVDVSKFEIDREVIKLIPSEVAQKYMIIPLNRTGSTLTIAMVDPSNVFAIDDVKFMTGYNVEPVVSSEAAIKEAINKYYDSSDMLQTVMQDIQEDINIDIIEDTIEDVDIGEIKQAVEEAPVVKLVNLILAEAIKKGASDIHIEPYEKDFRVRYRIDGVLYEVMAPPKRLKDALTSRLKIMAELDIAERRLPQDGRIKLKMKGKEVDLRVSTLPTLFGEKVVMRILDKSNLMLDMTKLGFEAEELKKLTKAIFAPYGMVLVTGPTGSGKSTTLYSALGQINKPEINIMTAEDPVEYNLFGINQVQMKEEIGLNFAASLRSFLRQDPDVIMVGEIRDYETAEIGVKAALTGHLVLSTLHTNDAPSTINRLLNMGIEPFLVASSVILIMAQRLARKVCSECKQQVEIPEKTLIDIGLTPKQVSEVTIYQGAGCAACNNTGYKGRLGLYEVMPVDEHIRELILEGASAAEIKQAAIENGMMSLRMAALNKLMSGVTTVDEVLRVTFGD; encoded by the coding sequence ATGGCAGGGAGATTAGGCGCCCTCTTGATTAACGCGAATCTGATCAGTGAAGAGCAACTGCAGAAAGCCCTTGCCAAGCAAAAAAAAGAAGGCGGAAGACTCGGAAGCAGCCTGGTTCACATGGGATATATCAAGGAAGACAGCCTGATCGCCTTTTTAAGCCATCAGTACGGCATCCCGTCCGTTGATGTTTCAAAGTTTGAAATCGACCGTGAAGTGATCAAACTGATTCCCTCCGAAGTCGCCCAGAAATACATGATTATCCCGCTCAACCGGACCGGTTCGACCCTGACCATCGCCATGGTCGATCCCTCCAATGTCTTTGCCATCGACGATGTCAAATTCATGACCGGGTACAATGTGGAACCGGTGGTTTCTTCGGAGGCCGCGATTAAAGAAGCCATCAACAAGTATTATGACTCATCCGACATGCTTCAGACCGTGATGCAGGATATCCAGGAAGATATCAATATTGATATCATCGAAGATACGATAGAGGATGTCGACATCGGGGAGATCAAGCAGGCGGTCGAGGAAGCCCCGGTCGTCAAACTGGTCAACCTGATCCTCGCTGAGGCCATCAAGAAGGGGGCGAGCGATATTCATATTGAACCTTATGAAAAGGATTTCAGGGTTCGTTACCGGATAGACGGCGTGCTCTACGAGGTGATGGCGCCCCCGAAACGGCTCAAGGATGCCCTGACCTCCCGCCTGAAGATCATGGCTGAGCTGGATATCGCCGAAAGGAGGCTCCCACAGGACGGCCGCATCAAGTTGAAGATGAAAGGCAAGGAAGTGGACCTCCGTGTTTCCACCCTGCCGACCCTTTTTGGGGAAAAAGTGGTGATGCGTATCCTGGACAAGAGCAACCTCATGCTCGACATGACCAAGCTGGGGTTTGAGGCCGAAGAGCTGAAGAAACTGACGAAAGCCATCTTCGCCCCCTACGGCATGGTCCTGGTCACGGGGCCGACCGGGAGCGGTAAATCCACAACCCTTTATTCCGCCCTCGGACAGATCAACAAGCCGGAGATCAACATCATGACGGCAGAGGACCCGGTGGAATACAACCTTTTTGGAATCAATCAGGTCCAGATGAAGGAAGAAATCGGGTTGAACTTCGCGGCCTCTCTCCGATCCTTCCTGCGTCAGGACCCGGATGTGATCATGGTGGGTGAGATCCGGGATTACGAAACCGCCGAGATCGGGGTCAAGGCGGCCCTGACCGGTCACCTGGTGCTGAGCACCCTCCATACCAATGATGCGCCGAGCACCATCAACCGACTGCTGAACATGGGGATCGAGCCATTTCTGGTCGCCTCTTCGGTGATCCTGATCATGGCCCAGCGTCTTGCCCGGAAGGTCTGTTCGGAGTGCAAACAGCAGGTGGAGATTCCGGAAAAGACCCTGATTGATATCGGACTTACGCCCAAGCAGGTCTCAGAGGTCACCATCTACCAAGGCGCCGGATGCGCGGCGTGCAACAATACCGGATACAAAGGCCGGTTGGGCCTCTATGAAGTCATGCCTGTGGATGAGCACATTCGTGAACTCATCCTTGAAGGGGCCTCTGCGGCGGAGATCAAGCAGGCCGCCATTGAAAACGGGATGATGTCCCTGCGCATGGCCGCATTGAATAAGTTGATGAGCGGTGTCACCACGGTTGACGAAGTCCTCCGGGTCACCTTCGGAGACTGA